The nucleotide sequence CGTATAAATGTATACAAAAAAATGAATGAGCGTACCCAGCTTGGCGTATTGGCTGCTGGACCGTCAGAGCCGATATGCGCAACATGCTTTACATCGGTCGGAAACCCTATCTGCATCTCCTGTTCTTTCTCTTCGTCTTCTGTAATAATAGAACGGTTAATACGACTTGTGACGCAAGAAATACATTAGGGTAATTAATATCGAAAGAGACTAACCAAAAATCTGAGTAATGTAACGAAGGCCCTTAAGAAGACCTTTCATTGTCGTTGCCATTGCTCTTATTGAAGGTTTTGATTCCGGTGAGTGTGTACAACCAACCACACGCCGGAGACAATCTTTATACGTTCAAGATTTAACGATTGTTACAGCTTTGCAACTCCCGTAAACCTAAACTTGCAGGAAAagtaaacaaataaacaaatcaaTAACAAGTCTCCAGGCACAGACAAGAAGATAGAGAATAATAACAAAGAAACCTTGAACGCatggatttttgttttcttgaccAGAAAAATGTTGAAGATTTTCTGacgaagagaggaagagagagagaggagagaaggaTCAAGAGATCCCTCAGAATTGTTGATTGCAATCTCAaccaagagaaagaagaagagggagagcactaagtttttatttttaccattgaatttttatttttttccttttctaatcAAAGCTGTAATTTACAGGTAATTTGTAGTTTTATATTTAGAATGTTTGATGGTAATGGAGGCAACGTTGAGTCAATCCAACCCTCCATGGGAAACAAGTTGTCACGAGGATCTTCCGGGTCTTAAGGAAGTAGAAAAAAGACCACAACAGAACATCATatactattaataaaaaaacacatgCATGTCTAAAcatgtatttgaatttttaattcTACGTGGGAAATCTAAGAGTTGTAATGGAGATCTTAGagtgtacatatatattttgtaacatcTGCAAATAATTGAAACATTTCTTAGGAAACAAAAGACTAATGAGAAGATAAAAAGTTATAAACTTGTAATATAAAGTGAACAACATTCAGATAGAAATTGATACATTATTCTGTTTCTTTGAAGGTTTTAGAATCCAAAGGAGAAAAGTTAAAACAGACAAAGTTTTTGACAAAAGCAGATTTGGATACAGGTGGTAATCATATGATGCTCAAGAAGCTTTCATGTCATCCATACCAACGCTAGCCTgcgaaaaatgaaaaacaaggaTCAAAGCTTAGTGATGAAATCTGAAGACATACATTGGCGATGATTTAAAGATTTATGAAGTCATTTTGTTTACCAGAAACTTATGATTTTCTTGAAGAAACGGACCAAACTCAGTGCAAAACCTTTCCATGTCAGCGTAGATGTCACCAGAACCAGATATGACATCCATGAACTTCTTCCTGTCTGGAGCAAGCTTTAATGCCATCTGATAAACAAGAAAGTTTACCATCAAAATGAGAGTTGGTTTACAGAAGGTCTAGATGGTAAATGAAGGAGATAAAAGGCGCAAGTAAGTTCATACAGAGAAGGTAGAGCTGGCGAGCCATCCGTGCCATTTCTTGAGTGTTTTTTGGTAAGATTCACCACAAGCTTGTGACATTGACCAGTCTTGATGTGCTACCAAGTTGCGAAACAGCTCCACTAAGAAATCCATCGCTCTgaaataatcaatatatatatatataactgtttCCGAGAAGCAGCTCTCTTCATAACAAAGCTGTGTATTGTGTTTACCTGGTTAACCAGAGAAGACCGTTGGTACAACTAGACGATCCTTTTGCTGTCTTAGACTCAATTTCACCTTGAACAAAGGTGTACAAGTACTTGTACTTGTCGGGATCAGACAAGTAGTTCTTCTCCAACCTCTACACAAGAACCGGACCAACAGTTGTACATTACTAGGTAAGAAGAGCAAGAACAGAGCCAGACAATGCACTTTTATCAATGGTTCTGTATTATGAATGCTAAATGGATTTGTGATCTACGATTTTACCAAAATCATGGAAACTAGAAGGGAACTTTACCGATATGTTGCCACCAATGTCAGCTTTCACAAGAGTCATAGCGGCTCCAAATTTATCTGGAAAAACAGAAAATGAAGTTAAAAAATAGGAAACACAAGTACATAACACTTGTCTATTTAAGGTAAAAGAAACTTATTATTGCATATAACGACAACAGACAATCACAAGATATACTTGAGCTTATATCTCCCCCCAGAAAATATCAAAACCTCCACTCAAAAAAAGCATATAGACAGAAAATTTCCTCCTTTAATTGGTACCTATAACAGGCAAGATGGTCTTGCAGAGGTCTAGAAAAGGCTTAGTAAGCATCTCCCCTTGTTCAGACTTGACATTCTTCATTCCTTCCAAACACGGCGTGAACACAGTCCCTTCCATTTTCAACTTTTGACTCAACTGAAAGTAACAACAAAAGAACAAatgaagaatcaatgatccaaaATAAACAATTCACTTGAGAAACACATTTAACTCaaacaaggagaaagagaaggcaATAAACAGCTAACACTCTCTATACATGCACAGATACAGAACTGTTCGAATCAGCTCCACTACAGTCCAAACTCAGACCAAAGACTAAGACCCACATCGTAAAAATCGAGACTTTCATCAATCAGATCGAGAAACAGATCTAAAATCAACCGATCCATGGATCAAACATAGCatcacaccaaaaaaaaaaacacgaaatGGTTCGCGATCTACCGGTTCAATAGACGAGAAAGAAGAATCTGAGGCCGATCTGTGACGGAGAAGGAGAAAAATCGTACCTTTTGGCCTTGAGAATTGAAGAAAGATGGGATCAGATTCTGATAGAGTGATaggggttcttcttcttcttcttcgctctATGTgagttataaatttcaaatgATTCTGTTATTACCCCAAATGTTACGGAAGCTTCTGATAATAGCCCTAAGAGTTTTTATTTGTCAATTAGGTCCAATTTCATATGTGAATACGAAAACGCGCCGTTTCATTGCGTTTGGAGGGAgcgagatttttttatttataacgtTTAgcgttattttattttagtctgCTTTGAAGTTTAAGCAACCTTGGATTTGGTGTTCAACCTTTTGTTGTTATTGTTTGGAGAATTGGGTATGTGTTTTGTTATCTTACAGTATATGTTTTGCATTTTTCATCTAGATAGATCTCAAAACATGAATCGCTAAATAAGGTAGTAGCCTGAAAAGAAGTATGGAAGACTCAAGACACAAATTTCAAATAGGTCTACAGGATCTTTAGAATGTGAGATCATTGCAGACAAGATGTGGTGTACTTTCTCACTCCTTGAGTCATACTAGATGAATATTTTACGTACGAAGAGTTCCAAATTGAATAACATGATCAACGAAGAGTTGGGCCAATTGGCATAGTGAGTAAAACTCTTGGATTATCTAGTAGGATTTAGGAGGTCACATATTCGATTCTCATTAGAAAATGTATGCTTAACGTGATTTAGATTTCGCTACAAGAAAATGTACTAAATTTTGATCCgtgctttttatttatttttaaaaattctattgaaaagatatatttttttactgaaaagatatatgtgtgtttaaaatatttgtaacctAGTTACATTTATAATTGCGatgatttttttgataaaatacctataaTTGAAATGATtgtatatgtttataaaaaagaaagataaattaTAATTGTAATTTGTTAATAGATGGAACCTAGATGTTAGATTTAAAGAGAAGTTTATTGTGTTGTAGACACACGCCTTCAAATCGCATAAGCAAATTTTGAttggtaaaaaaattattcg is from Brassica napus cultivar Da-Ae chromosome A4, Da-Ae, whole genome shotgun sequence and encodes:
- the LOC106447185 gene encoding glycolipid transfer protein 1, whose product is MEGTVFTPCLEGMKNVKSEQGEMLTKPFLDLCKTILPVIDKFGAAMTLVKADIGGNISRLEKNYLSDPDKYKYLYTFVQGEIESKTAKGSSSCTNGLLWLTRAMDFLVELFRNLVAHQDWSMSQACGESYQKTLKKWHGWLASSTFSMALKLAPDRKKFMDVISGSGDIYADMERFCTEFGPFLQENHKFLASVGMDDMKAS